From one Rhodamnia argentea isolate NSW1041297 chromosome 1, ASM2092103v1, whole genome shotgun sequence genomic stretch:
- the LOC115727006 gene encoding transcriptional regulator SUPERMAN-like has translation MDTAKHGRAREASSKEGSYEGPGNRVGLDVKDDATSKQHRFYECSFCKRGFTNAQALGGHMNIHRKDRVKPPHKMKAPPSFRDGVRTAGEHTVRMNQQHGAQPYYYYYSMGESRRNCQKGLLASPATLLKHQVNYLQSSDFQIPSLVGLSRECGLSAANLSLRIDQSSMEIDQVMRSNEDGKGIDLELRLGRSCY, from the coding sequence ATGGACACCGCGAAGCACGGTCGTGCTCGAGAGGCCTCGAGCAAAGAAGGAAGCTACGAAGGTCCGGGGAACCGGGTAGGTCTGGACGTCAAGGACGATGCCACCTCGAAGCAGCATCGGTTCTACGAGTGCAGCTTCTGCAAGCGGGGCTTCACCAATGCGCAAGCCCTAGGCGGCCACATGAACATACACCGGAAGGACCGCGTGAAGCCACCCCATAAGATGAAAGCGCCACCGTCCTTCCGCGATGGCGTGAGGACTGCTGGTGAACATACAGTCCGTATGAACCAACAACATGGTGCACAaccctattattattattactcgATGGGGGAGTCACGGAGAAATTGTCAGAAGGGTCTGCTTGCATCGCCGGCGACCCTGCTCAAGCACCAAGTGAATTATCTTCAAAGCAGTGACTTCCAAATCCCGAGCTTGGTGGGCTTGAGTAGAGAGTGCGGACTTTCCGCGGCGAACTTGAGCTTAAGAATCGATCAATCGAGCATGGAGATCGACCAGGTGATGAGGAGCAATGAGGATGGCAAAGGAATCGATTTGGAGCTTCGGCTTGGTCGGTCTTGCTATTGA
- the LOC115727012 gene encoding transcriptional regulator SUPERMAN-like: protein MERKSSLSNSLKDHCTRDSSAASHHHHHHQRLNMIKVGSSLIGNYPSHAEDYLTGLSWPPRSYSCSFCKREFGSAQALGGHMNVHRRDRARLRQSTPPPLLAAKAEKADCSGGQYPLLGLNLNHNPKANSNNPNPSFSSSSLSSPPHFAQALPTSTRPPPPPPPPAFSSTLPSMNFPPASDTGQTRKCLATRVGEADCGWTTQGLAKDTKIVRLGMQVDLLNNFKEDEVDLELRLGYSN, encoded by the coding sequence ATGGAGAGGAAGAGTAGCTTGAGCAACAGCTTGAAGGACCACTGCACCAGAGACTCCTCCGCCgcctcccaccaccaccaccaccaccagagGCTGAACATGATAAAGGTGGGCTCTTCTCTGATCGGCAACTACCCGAGCCACGCCGAAGACTACCTGACTGGTCTCTCTTGGCCTCCAAGGTCTTACTCGTGCAGCTTCTGCAAGAGGGAGTTCGGCTCGGCCCAAGCCCTCGGCGGCCATATGAATGTTCACCGGCGGGACCGCGCGAGGCTGCGGCAGTCGACCCCACCTCCGCTGCTGGCGGCCAAGGCCGAGAAGGCCGACTGTAGCGGCGGCCAGTACCCGCTTCTCGGCCTCAACCTCAACCATAACCCTAAAGCTAACTCCAACAACCCTAACCCTAgtttctcctcttcctctttgtcCTCGCCTCCTCATTTCGCTCAAGCATTGCCGACCTCgactcgtcctcctcctcctccacctcctcctgcCTTTTCTTCAACACTGCCATCGATGAATTTCCCTCCAGCCAGTGATACCGGACAGACCCGCAAGTGTCTTGCCACTAGGGTTGGCGAAGCGGACTGTGGTTGGACTACTCAAGGACTCGCCAAGGACACTAAGATTGTTAGGCTGGGGATGCAGGTGGATCTTCTCAACAACTTCAAAGAAGATGAGGTCGATTTGGAACTTCGCTTGGGTTACTCCAATTGA
- the LOC115727013 gene encoding serine/threonine-protein kinase BLUS1: protein MAHEDRVELRMPQFPLDASSYKIVGEIGAGVSAVVYKALCVPKGSAVVAIKAIDLDRSRADLDSIRCEAKTLSLLSHPNILNAHCSFTVDHRLWVVMPFMSAGSVQSIMASSFPEGLPEACIAVILRETLSALSYLHNQGHVHRDIKAGNILIDSGGAVKVADFGVSALIYELGPDQRLSFSSSSSSLMLTNMTGTPYWMAPEVIHSHNGYGFKADIWSFGITALELAHGRPPLSHLPPSKSLLMKITKRFRFSDYEKHKKDDPVRRKFSKSFKDMVASCLYQDPSRRPTAEKLLKHSFFKNCKGPEFLVKHVLKGLPSVEDRYRQGKLLRSLSMNKSGDDGGEEDDCAESDDPEGQSDKHRRISGWNFNEEGFELDPVFPSEIVSYDSSAQQASFEGEGMDRDNVAGLKGPFELASCTDQSSTSSPARAANESEDECSDRRGSIQVAINNAAGGFDKEVMLGSLALLKRSLEDELQKVNSLMSLLGGGGDQRGVELANREEQLVQVTDKQKAKLESEKKKNSELERELECLQHRISGAGGETTDDAPVRD, encoded by the coding sequence ATGGCCCATGAAGACCGAGTAGAGCTGCGGATGCCGCAATTCCCGCTCGACGCGAGCTCCTACAAGATCGTCGGTGAGATCGGGGCTGGCGTCAGCGCGGTTGTGTACAAGGCCCTGTGCGTGCCGAAGGGCTCGGCGGTGGTCGCCATCAAGGCCATCGACCTCGACCGCTCCCGCGCCGACCTCGACAGCATCCGATGCGAGGCCAAGACGCTCTCGCTCCTCTCCCACCCCAACATCCTCAACGCCCACTGCTCCTTCACGGTGGACCACCGCCTCTGGGTGGTCATGCCCTTCATGTCTGCCGGCTCGGTGCAGTCCATCATGGCGTCCTCCTTCCCAGAGGGCCTCCCCGAGGCGTGCATCGCTGTCATCTTACGAGAAACCTTAAGTGCCCTCTCCTACCTCCACAACCAGGGCCACGTGCACAGGGACATCAAGGCGGGCAACATCCTCATCGACTCGGGCGGCGCCGTGAAGGTCGCCGACTTTGGCGTCTCAGCCTTGATATACGAACTTGGTCCGGATCAGAGGTTATCTTTCTCGTCAAGTTCATCGTCGTTGATGCTAACTAATATGACCGGGACACCCTACTGGATGGCGCCGGAGGTGATCCACTCCCACAACGGGTATGGATTCAAGGCTGACATATGGTCTTTTGGAATAACCGCGCTCGAATTGGCCCACGGTCGGCCTCCTTTATCTCATCTCCCGCCTTCGAAGTCTTTGCTCATGAAGATCACGAAGCGTTTCCGGTTTTCCGACTACGAGAAGCACAAGAAGGACGACCCTGTTCGAAGGAAGTTCTCGAAATCGTTCAAGGACATGGTGGCTTCTTGCCTCTACCAAGATCCTTCGAGACGACCCACCGCAGAGAAGCTATTGAAGCACTCTTTCTTCAAGAACTGCAAAGGGCCGGAGTTTCTTGTGAAGCACGTCTTGAAAGGGCTGCCTAGCGTTGAGGATAGATACCGGCAAGGCAAGCTCTTACGGTCCTTGTCGATGAACAAGAGTGGCGATGATGGGGGAGAGGAAGATGATTGTGCTGAGTCGGATGATCCCGAGGGTCAGAGCGATAAGCACAGGAGGATAAGCGGGTGGAATTTCAATGAGGAAGGGTTCGAGCTTGACCCGGTTTTCCCCAGTGAAATTGTTTCCTATGATTCATCAGCACAGCAAGCTAGTTTCGAAGGCGAAGGAATGGACCGAGACAACGTGGCCGGGTTGAAAGGGCCCTTCGAATTGGCGAGCTGTACTGACCAATCGAGCACCAGCTCGCCGGCCCGAGCTGCCAACGAGAGCGAAGACGAATGCAGCGACCGTCGGGGAAGCATTCAGGTGGCAATCAACAACGCGGCTGGAGGCTTTGATAAAGAGGTGATGCTGGGGAGCCTGGCGCTGCTGAAGAGGAGCTTGGAAGATGAATTGCAGAAAGTGAACAGCTTGATGAGTCTcttaggaggaggaggagatcagAGAGGTGTGGAACTAGCCAATAGAGAAGAGCAGTTGGTGCAGGTGACTGACAAGCAGAAGGCTAAGTTGGAgagtgagaagaagaagaattccgAGTTGGAGAGAGAGCTGGAGTGTCTCCAGCACCGGATCAGCGGCGCCGGCGGTGAGACGACCGATGACGCACCAGTTAGAGATTAA